The Solanum pennellii chromosome 11, SPENNV200 genome contains a region encoding:
- the LOC107002835 gene encoding E3 ubiquitin-protein ligase BIG BROTHER-like, whose product MNWNQQTEIYYTNGAMPYNSIGSFMDFFGGVTYDHVNYIFADPPYAQESLYPSISTNPYKFGYSEAGSFSYYDYDREYVVNDHVSGIEEHDRHLENPSTTTVNVAANVHREEISGSNSLTNSVECPRGQINTRDSEVVWQDNIDPDNMTYEELLELGEAVGTQSRGLSQNQISLLPVTKFKCGFFSRKKSRKERCVICQMEYKRKDRQVTLPCKHVYHAGCGSKWLSINKACPICYTEVVINTSKR is encoded by the exons ATGAACTGGAATCAGCAAACGGAAATTTATTACACAAATGGTGCTATGCCTTATAATTCAATTGGAAGTTTTATGGATTTCTTTGGCGGTGTTACGTATGACCatgttaattatatatttgcCGATCCTCCCTATGCTCAG GAGAGTTTATATCCATCCATCAGCACCAATCCATACAAATTTGGTTATTCTGAAGCAGGTAGTTTCTCGTATTATGATTATGATCGTGAATATGTGGTGAATGATCATGTATCTGGAATCGAGGAGCATGATAGACATTTAGAGAACCCTTCAACCACCACTGTAAATGTAGCTGCAAATGTGCATAGAGAGGAAATTTCAGGCTCCAATTCACTCACTAATTCTGTGGAAT GTCCCAGGGGTCAAATTAATACTCGTGACAGTGAG GTTGTTTGGCAAGATAATATCGACCCTGACAACATGACCTATGAG GAATTACTTGAGTTGGGGGAGGCTGTTGGAACTCAAAGCAGAGGCCTTTCCCAAAATCAAATCTCCTTGCTTCCAGTCACAAAGTTTAAGTGTGGCTTTTTCTCAAGaaagaaatcaagaaaggaaAG GTGTGTGATCTGCCAGATGGAGTACAAACGAAAGGATCGGCAGGTCACACTTCCTTGCAAACATGTCTATCATGCTGGTTGTGGAAGCAAATGGCTAAGTATCAACAAA GCTTGCCCAATTTGCTACACAGAAGTGGTGATCAATACATCAAAGCGGTGA
- the LOC107002834 gene encoding pentatricopeptide repeat-containing protein At2g22410, mitochondrial, with protein MMHIISQSFNSSSLHHCTLKLFSKTISSSSKLPHYKTKSQFKWRTNHVFVQTNPLLSLLETKCKYMNQLKQIHSQMILTGIFSNGFASSRLIAFCALSEKGNLDYCKKILYNMENPNTFSWNMAIRGCCESETPIDAFFLYKQMLMTVENEFSCLKPDNHTFPLLFKICSRLGLYYMGQEILVHVLRIGYDGDVFVHNALIHFLVSCGFLEDAYKVFDDSSVRDLVSWNSMINGYVRSGRSREALMVFEKMKMESVEPDEVTIIGMVGACAQLEDLEFGRKLHRYFRDKCLYFSVSLCNALMDMYMKNGSLNEAKALFDSMDERTVVSWTVMISGFAKFGCLDEARRLFNEMPEKNIVQWNALIGGYVQAKHGKEALVLFQEMQTMNIKPDEVTMVSCLSACAQLGALDIGIWIHHYIKKHKLCSTVSLGTALVDMYAKCGNIEKMLQVFHAMPIRNSLTWTAAIGALAHHGNGHDALSYFLKMVDSGLRPDDVTFLGVLSACCHGGLVEEGRKFFTQMTTKFNIPPKSKHYSCMVDLLGRAGLLEEAYELVRGVPNEADASVWGALFFACRVHRNIEMGEKAALKLLELDPGDSGTYVLLANMYVEANMQHKARDVRKMMGERGLQKTPGCSSVEVNGNIYEFFVTDKTHPQSDQIYECLIQLTGHIEVVEYFPYIRYDLSFDSDVYSAI; from the coding sequence ATGATGCATATCATTTCTCAATCCTTCAACTCTTCATCACTTCACCATTGTACACTAAAACTTTTCTCCAAAACCATTTCTTCTTCCTCTAAATTACCCCATTACAAAACCAAATCCCAATTCAAATGGAGGACAAATCATGTTTTTGTACAAACCAATCCACTACTTTCTCTTTTAGAAACCAAATGCAAATACATGAACCAACTCAAACAAATCCACTCACAAATGATTCTCACTGGCATATTCTCAAATGGTTTTGCTTCAAGTCGTTTAATAGCCTTTTGTGCACTCTCAGAAAAGGGTAATCTTGattattgtaaaaaaatattgtataatatgGAAAACCCAAATACATTTTCTTGGAATATGGCTATAAGGGGTTGTTGTGAAAGTGAAACCCCAATTGATGCATTCTTTTTGTATAAACAAATGCTTATGACAGTAGAGAATGAATTTAGTTGTCTGAAGCCTGATAATCATACTTTTCCTTTGTTATTTAAGATATGTTCTAGATTGGGTTTGTATTATATGGGTCAAGAGATTCTTGTACATGTTTTGAGGATTGGTTATGATGGAGATGTGTTTGTGCATAATGCACTGATTCATTTCTTGGTTTCTTGTGGATTCTTGGAGGATGCATATAAGGTGTTTGATGATAGTTCTGTGAGGGACCTAGTTTCTTGGAATTCAATGATTAATGGTTATGTTAGGAGTGGGAGATCGAGGGAAGCGTTGATGGTATTTGAGAAGATGAAAATGGAGTCTGTGGAGCCTGATGAAGTTACTATCATTGGGATGGTAGGGGCATGTGCTCAGCTTGAGGATTTGGAGTTTGGGAGGAAGTTACATAGATACTTTAGGGACAAGTGTTTATATTTTAGCGTATCACTTTGCAATGCACTCATGGACATGTATATGAAGAATGGGAGTCTAAATGAAGCAAAAGCTTTGTTTGATAGTATGGATGAGAGGACTGTGGTAAGTTGGACTGTAATGATTAGCGGGTTTGCTAAATTTGGGTGTTTGGATGAAGCAAGGAGGCTTTTCAATGAGATGCCGGAGAAAAATATTGTACAGTGGAATGCCTTGATTGGAGGTTATGTCCAAGCTAAGCATGGTAAAGAGGCATTGGTTTTGTTTCAGGAAATGCAAACGATGAACATAAAACCCGATGAAGTGACAATGGTTAGTTGTCTATCCGCTTGTGCACAACTTGGAGCACTTGATATTGGGATTTGGATTCACCACTACATCAAAAAACATAAGCTATGTTCAACTGTTTCTCTGGGAACAGCACTTGTTGATATGTATGCCAAATGCGGCAACATTGAAAAAATGCTTCAGGTTTTTCACGCGATGCCCATCAGAAACTCATTGACTTGGACAGCTGCAATTGGCGCCTTAGCGCATCATGGAAATGGGCATGATGctctatcatattttttaaagatgGTTGACAGTGGCCTGAGACCAGATGATGTAACATTTCTTGGGGTCTTGTCAGCTTGTTGTCATGGAGGTTTGGTTGAAGAAGGGCGAAAGTTTTTTACTCAAATGACCACAAAGTTCAACATTCCGCCTAAATCTAAACATTACTCTTGCATGGTGGACCTTTTGGGCAGGGCAGGGCTCCTGGAAGAAGCTTATGAGCTTGTCCGTGGAGTGCCAAATGAGGCTGATGCTTCAGTATGGGGAGCATTGTTTTTCGCTTGTCGAGTTCATAGGAACATTGAGATGGGGGAAAAGGCAGCTCTGAAACTTCTTGAATTGGATCCTGGTGATAGTGGAACTTATGTCTTACTTGCTAACATGTATGTTGAAGCAAATATGCAACATAAGGCACGAGATGTGAGGAAGATGATGGGTGAAAGAGGATTACAAAAAACACCTGGTTGCAGCTCTGTTGAAGTAAATGGAAATATTTATGAGTTTTTTGTTACAGACAAGACGCATCCTCAGTCCGATCAGATTTATGAATGTTTGATTCAGTTAACAGGACACATTGAAGTAGTTGAATATTTTCCATATATCAGATATGACCTGTCATTTGATTCTGATGTTTACAGTGCAATCTAA